A window of Vigna radiata var. radiata cultivar VC1973A unplaced genomic scaffold, Vradiata_ver6 scaffold_187, whole genome shotgun sequence contains these coding sequences:
- the LOC106778803 gene encoding protein EXORDIUM-like, giving the protein MASFTSLSFLLSFFLAVSILRFSSARKLTESEPQLKFQYHRGPLLTGKISVNLIWYGKFKPSQKAILTDFITSLSSPKPVTPQPSVQTWWKATEKYYKTPSPKLALSLGSQILDENYSFGKSLTTDQIVKLASKGPQRNAINVVLTSSDVAVEGFCSSRCGTHGSSVGARINGKRYKFAYIWVGNSETQCPGQCAWPFHQPIYGPQNPALVAPNNDVGIDGMVINVASLLAGTVTNPFGNGYFQGPKEAPLEAASACTGXYGKGAYPGYAGNLLVDPTTGASYNANGVNGRKYLLPALVDPKTSACSTIV; this is encoded by the coding sequence ATGGCCTCTTTTACATCCTTAAGCTTTCTCCTAAGTTTTTTTCTGGCTGTTTCAATTCTTCGTTTCAGTTCAGCCAGGAAACTCACTGAGTCAGAGCCCCAACTGAAGTTCCAATACCACAGAGGACCTCTCCTCACAGGCAAAATCTCCGTCAATCTCATTTGGTATGGCAAATTCAAGCCTTCCCAGAAAGCCATACTCACTGACTTCATCACCTCCCTTTCATCTCCCAAACCCGTCACGCCCCAACCATCGGTTCAGACATGGTGGAAAGCCACTGAAAAGTACTACAAAACCCCATCCCCCAAACTCGCCCTCTCTCTGGGTTCCCAAATCCTCGATGAAAATTACTCCTTCGGCAAATCACTCACCACCGATCAAATCGTGAAACTCGCATCCAAGGGTCCACAGAGAAATGCCATCAACGTTGTTCTCACCTCCTCTGACGTTGCAGTGGAAGGGTTCTGCTCCAGTAGGTGTGGGACTCACGGGTCCTCCGTGGGGGCACGCATCAACGGAAAGAGATACAAATTCGCTTACATCTGGGTCGGTAACTCTGAAACCCAGTGCCCGGGGCAATGCGCTTGGCCTTTCCACCAACCCATATACGGTCCCCAGAACCCAGCTCTGGTTGCACCCAACAACGATGTTGGCATTGACGGCATGGTGATCAACGTGGCTAGCCTCTTGGCTGGCACTGTGACTAACCCTTTCGGGAACGGCTACTTCCAGGGACCCAAAGAGGCTCCGCTGGAAGCCGCCTCCGCCTGCACCGGCNTCTACGGTAAGGGCGCCTACCCTGGTTATGCAGGGAACCTCTTGGTGGACCCCACAACCGGTGCCAGCTACAATGCCAATGGGGTCAACGGAAGGAAGTATCTCTTGCCCGCTCTCGTCGACCCTAAAACCTCTGCCTGTTCAACCATCGTCTAA